The following coding sequences are from one Streptomyces sp. NBC_01485 window:
- a CDS encoding cellulose binding domain-containing protein — MRRTGILTAVLALAAGLIAGSPPVLAANGSPRAALAAESYTWKNARIDGGGFVPGIVFNRKEKNLAYARTDIGGAYRWQESSRTWTPLLDSVGWADWGHTGVVSLASDAVDPDRVYAAVGTYTNSWDPGDGAVLRSADRGGSWRKTDLPFKLGGNMPGRGMGERLAVDPNRNSVLYLGAPSGKGLWRSTDSGVTWSQVTNFPNVGDYQQDPADTSGYASDNQGIVWVTFDESTGTSASATKTLYVGVADKDDAVYRSTDAGATWTRLAGQPTGYLAHKGVLDTVNGYLYIAYSDKGGPYDGGKGRLWRYATATGTWTDVSPVAEADTYYGFSGLTIDRQKPGTVMATAYSSWWPDTQIFRSTDSGGTWTKAWDYTSYPTRANRYTMDVSSAPWLTFGANPSPPEQAPKLGWMTEALEIDPFNSGRMLYGTGATVYGTENLGNWDSGGQFTIKPMVQGLEETAVNDLASPPTGAPLLSALGDVGGFRHTDLTKVPSMMFTSPNFTSTTSLDYAETNPNTVVRVGNLDSGPHVAFSTDNGANWFAGTDPSGVSGGGTVAAAADGSRFVWSPAGTGVQYATGFGTSWSASSGIPAGAVVESDRVDPKTFYGFKSGTFYVSSDGGATFTGSAATGLPGGDSVRFKALPGGRGDVWLAGGASDGAYGLWHSTDSGASFTKLSTVEQADTIGFGKAATGASYQTLYTSAKIAGVRGIFRSTDKGATWTRVNDDAHQWGWTGGAITGDPRVYGRVYVSTNGRGVVYGDTSDTGGGSGGGDGGTDPTPSPTPTPTGACAVTYTITNQWSGGFQADVRLANTGASAWSGWSLNWAFPGGQTVSQLWNADYTQSGSTVTAKNIGWNADVAAGSSVSFGFTGGWSGTNPKPTAFQLGDQSCSLG; from the coding sequence GTGCGAAGAACCGGCATCCTCACGGCCGTACTGGCGCTCGCCGCCGGTCTGATCGCGGGCAGCCCGCCCGTGCTGGCCGCGAACGGCAGCCCGCGAGCGGCCCTCGCCGCAGAGTCGTACACCTGGAAGAACGCCCGGATCGACGGCGGCGGCTTCGTGCCCGGCATCGTCTTCAACCGCAAGGAGAAGAACCTCGCCTACGCGCGCACCGACATCGGCGGCGCGTACCGCTGGCAGGAGTCGAGCAGGACGTGGACGCCGTTGCTGGACTCGGTCGGCTGGGCGGACTGGGGGCACACGGGCGTGGTGAGCCTGGCCTCCGACGCCGTCGACCCGGACAGGGTGTACGCGGCGGTCGGCACGTACACCAACAGTTGGGACCCGGGCGACGGGGCCGTGCTGCGCTCCGCCGACCGGGGCGGAAGCTGGCGGAAGACGGACCTGCCGTTCAAGCTGGGCGGCAACATGCCGGGCCGGGGCATGGGCGAGCGCCTCGCGGTCGACCCGAACCGCAACAGCGTGCTGTATCTGGGCGCGCCGAGCGGGAAGGGGCTGTGGCGGTCCACGGACTCCGGTGTCACCTGGTCGCAGGTGACGAACTTCCCCAACGTCGGCGACTACCAGCAGGATCCGGCCGACACGAGCGGCTACGCCTCCGACAACCAGGGCATCGTCTGGGTCACGTTCGACGAGTCCACGGGGACGTCCGCCAGCGCGACGAAGACGCTCTACGTCGGGGTCGCGGACAAGGACGACGCGGTGTACCGCTCGACGGACGCGGGCGCGACCTGGACGCGGCTGGCCGGGCAGCCGACGGGATATCTGGCGCACAAGGGTGTACTGGATACCGTCAACGGCTATCTGTACATCGCATACAGCGACAAGGGCGGCCCGTACGACGGCGGCAAGGGCCGGCTGTGGCGGTACGCGACGGCGACCGGAACCTGGACGGACGTCAGTCCGGTGGCGGAGGCCGACACGTACTACGGCTTCAGCGGGCTGACCATCGACCGGCAGAAGCCCGGCACGGTCATGGCCACCGCCTACAGTTCCTGGTGGCCGGACACACAGATCTTCCGCTCGACGGACAGCGGCGGCACCTGGACGAAGGCGTGGGACTACACCTCGTATCCCACCCGTGCGAACCGGTACACGATGGACGTCTCCTCGGCGCCGTGGCTGACCTTTGGCGCCAATCCGTCGCCGCCGGAACAGGCGCCCAAACTCGGCTGGATGACCGAGGCGTTGGAGATCGACCCGTTCAACTCCGGCCGCATGCTGTACGGGACGGGCGCGACGGTCTACGGCACGGAGAACCTGGGGAACTGGGACAGCGGCGGGCAGTTCACGATCAAGCCGATGGTGCAGGGGCTGGAGGAGACGGCGGTCAACGATCTCGCCTCTCCCCCGACCGGCGCACCGCTGCTCAGCGCGCTGGGCGACGTCGGCGGCTTCCGCCACACGGACCTGACGAAGGTGCCGTCGATGATGTTCACCTCGCCGAACTTCACGTCGACGACCAGCCTGGACTACGCCGAGACGAACCCGAACACGGTGGTCCGCGTCGGCAACCTGGACTCCGGCCCGCATGTGGCGTTCTCCACGGACAACGGCGCCAACTGGTTCGCGGGGACGGACCCTTCGGGGGTCAGCGGTGGCGGAACGGTCGCCGCGGCGGCGGACGGCAGCCGCTTCGTGTGGAGCCCGGCGGGCACCGGCGTGCAGTACGCGACCGGCTTCGGTACGTCGTGGTCGGCGTCGAGCGGGATCCCGGCCGGTGCGGTCGTCGAGTCGGACCGGGTCGACCCGAAGACGTTCTACGGCTTCAAGTCGGGCACGTTCTACGTCAGTTCGGACGGCGGCGCCACCTTCACCGGGTCGGCGGCGACCGGTCTGCCCGGCGGGGACAGCGTGCGCTTCAAGGCGCTGCCCGGCGGCAGGGGCGATGTCTGGCTGGCGGGTGGGGCGAGTGACGGGGCGTACGGGCTGTGGCACTCCACCGACTCCGGCGCGAGCTTCACCAAGCTGTCGACCGTCGAACAGGCCGACACGATCGGCTTCGGCAAGGCGGCGACGGGAGCGTCGTACCAGACCCTGTACACCAGCGCGAAGATCGCCGGTGTCCGCGGCATCTTCCGCTCGACGGACAAGGGCGCGACCTGGACGCGCGTCAACGACGATGCCCACCAGTGGGGTTGGACGGGCGGCGCGATCACGGGCGACCCACGCGTCTACGGGCGGGTGTACGTGTCGACGAACGGCCGGGGTGTCGTCTACGGCGACACGTCCGACACCGGCGGCGGAAGCGGGGGAGGCGACGGAGGTACGGATCCCACGCCCTCCCCCACACCTACCCCGACGGGCGCCTGCGCGGTGACGTACACGATCACCAACCAGTGGTCGGGCGGATTCCAGGCGGACGTCAGGCTGGCCAACACGGGTGCGAGCGCCTGGTCCGGCTGGAGTCTCAACTGGGCCTTCCCGGGCGGCCAGACCGTGTCCCAACTGTGGAACGCCGACTACACCCAGTCGGGTTCGACGGTGACGGCGAAGAACATCGGCTGGAACGCCGACGTGGCGGCCGGCTCGTCCGTCAGCTTCGGCTTCACGGGCGGTTGGTCGGGCACCAACCCGAAGCCGACGGCATTCCAACTCGGCGACCAGAGCTGCTCGTTGGGGTGA
- a CDS encoding rhamnogalacturonan lyase translates to MQHPRKHRRRRAVLSAVTAAAALVAAGLTTLATGTSPTLELTRAGGAPMAATARQVEALDRGVVSVHTDSGNLVSWRWLGTDPDSVSFNVYRAGTKVNSAPVTGSTNYFHSGAPAQADYTIRAIVGGVEQADSVHAIQFRTGYKDVPVTPPSGGTTPDGVAYTYEANDASVGDLDGDGALDIVLKWQPTNAKDNSQSGYTGNTIVDGVELDGTRLWRVDLGRNIRSGAHYTQFQVYDYDGDGEAEVAMKTADATVDGAGTVIGNSSADYRNSSGYVLSGPEYLTMFNGRTGRAMQSVDYVPARGTVSSWGDSYGNRVDRFLAATAYLDGSRPSLIMARGYYTRTVIAAWDWRGGAFTRRWTFDTASSTNTGKGYDGQGSHSLSVGDVDADGKDEIVYGAMAVDDNGSGLWTTKTGHGDAQHLGDLDPSHAGLEYFKVSESSGQPAELYINPSNGTVNWQLAACCDNGRGVAADIWAGNDGAEVWSASDSAIRDEAGATKGREPSSVNFLSWWDGDTTRELLDGTHIDKYGTSSDTRLLTGSGVHSNNSTKATPSLSGDILGDWREEVVWPTSDNTALRIYSTPHETTTRITTLLHDPMYRTALAWQNTAYNQPPHPSFFIGNGMPTAPRPAVYTP, encoded by the coding sequence GTGCAGCACCCGCGCAAGCACCGCAGACGCCGAGCCGTCCTCTCGGCGGTGACAGCGGCGGCGGCCCTCGTCGCCGCCGGGCTGACCACCCTCGCCACCGGCACTTCCCCCACTCTCGAACTCACTCGCGCGGGAGGGGCCCCCATGGCCGCCACGGCCCGCCAGGTCGAGGCCCTCGACCGGGGTGTCGTCAGCGTGCACACCGACAGCGGCAACCTGGTCAGCTGGCGCTGGCTCGGCACCGACCCCGACAGCGTCTCCTTCAACGTCTACCGCGCCGGTACGAAGGTCAACTCGGCCCCGGTCACCGGCTCCACGAACTACTTCCACTCCGGCGCCCCCGCCCAGGCCGACTACACCATCCGGGCCATCGTGGGCGGCGTCGAACAGGCCGACTCCGTCCACGCGATCCAGTTCCGCACGGGCTACAAGGACGTCCCCGTCACCCCGCCGTCCGGCGGCACGACCCCCGACGGCGTCGCCTACACCTACGAGGCCAACGACGCCTCCGTCGGCGACCTGGACGGCGACGGCGCCCTGGACATCGTCCTGAAGTGGCAGCCGACGAACGCCAAGGACAACTCCCAGTCCGGGTACACCGGCAACACGATCGTCGACGGTGTCGAACTCGACGGCACCCGCCTGTGGCGCGTCGACCTGGGCCGCAACATCCGCTCCGGCGCCCACTACACGCAGTTCCAGGTGTACGACTACGACGGCGACGGCGAGGCCGAGGTCGCCATGAAGACGGCCGACGCCACGGTGGACGGCGCGGGCACGGTCATCGGCAACTCGTCGGCGGACTACCGGAATTCGAGCGGCTACGTGCTGTCCGGACCCGAGTACCTGACCATGTTCAACGGCCGGACCGGCAGGGCGATGCAGTCCGTCGACTACGTCCCGGCCCGCGGCACGGTCTCGTCCTGGGGCGACTCCTACGGCAATCGCGTCGACCGATTCCTCGCAGCCACCGCCTACTTGGACGGCAGCCGCCCCTCCCTGATCATGGCGCGCGGCTACTACACGCGTACCGTGATCGCCGCCTGGGACTGGCGAGGCGGCGCCTTCACCCGCCGCTGGACCTTCGACACCGCCTCCTCCACCAACACCGGCAAGGGCTACGACGGCCAGGGCTCGCACAGCCTCTCCGTCGGGGACGTCGACGCCGACGGCAAGGACGAGATCGTCTACGGTGCGATGGCGGTCGACGACAACGGAAGCGGCCTGTGGACGACGAAGACCGGCCACGGCGACGCCCAGCACCTCGGCGACCTCGACCCCTCCCACGCGGGCCTGGAGTACTTCAAGGTCTCGGAGTCCAGCGGCCAGCCGGCCGAGCTGTACATCAACCCGTCGAACGGCACGGTGAACTGGCAGCTCGCCGCCTGCTGCGACAACGGCCGCGGTGTCGCCGCCGACATCTGGGCGGGCAACGACGGAGCCGAGGTCTGGTCCGCCTCCGACTCCGCCATCCGCGACGAGGCGGGCGCGACGAAGGGCCGGGAACCGTCCTCCGTCAACTTCCTGTCCTGGTGGGACGGCGACACCACCCGCGAACTCCTCGACGGCACGCACATCGACAAGTACGGCACGTCCTCGGACACCCGCCTGCTGACCGGCTCGGGCGTCCACTCCAACAACAGCACCAAGGCGACCCCGTCCCTGTCCGGCGACATCCTCGGCGACTGGCGCGAGGAGGTCGTCTGGCCGACGAGCGACAACACGGCGCTGCGCATCTACTCGACGCCGCACGAGACGACGACGAGGATCACGACCCTCCTCCACGACCCGATGTACCGCACGGCGCTGGCCTGGCAGAACACCGCCTACAACCAGCCCCCGCACCCGAGCTTCTTCATCGGCAACGGGATGCCGACGGCACCTCGGCCGGCGGTGTACACGCCCTGA